The proteins below come from a single Agrococcus beijingensis genomic window:
- a CDS encoding DMT family transporter: MLSTAFDDIAAEISLTPLQAVGIPVAIVGAIFLSVGTQFQHRGVGHFEGGDQRGAHLGGTALVKMLRNPAWLIGTLLLGLAVVLQLGALALAPLIVVQPLGAVALVVTAILNSRLAGIKLDHRTIRAITLCLLGIGIFVTVAAIFAVERPINDRQLLTVLSLLVVALVGVGIVWWYFRKRANAIFYIIAAGVLYGFVVTLSKVVINRIISSQFDWLTIVCAVALLVALLVGSYAVQLAHASGPPDLVIAGLTVVDPLIAVLIGVTVLGEASATPPWAIIVFAGAGALAVAGVFSLARHHPQIRTPDIAPEENP, translated from the coding sequence GTGCTCTCCACCGCCTTCGACGACATCGCGGCTGAGATCTCGCTGACGCCGCTGCAGGCCGTCGGCATCCCGGTGGCGATCGTCGGCGCGATCTTCCTCTCGGTCGGCACGCAGTTCCAGCACCGCGGCGTCGGCCACTTCGAGGGCGGCGACCAGCGCGGCGCGCACCTGGGCGGCACGGCCCTGGTCAAGATGCTGCGCAACCCCGCGTGGCTCATCGGCACGCTGCTGCTCGGGCTCGCCGTCGTGCTGCAGCTGGGCGCGCTCGCGCTCGCGCCGCTCATCGTCGTGCAGCCGCTGGGCGCGGTCGCGCTGGTCGTGACCGCCATCCTCAACTCGCGGCTCGCCGGCATCAAGCTCGACCATCGCACGATCCGCGCGATCACGCTCTGCCTGCTGGGCATCGGCATCTTCGTCACCGTGGCCGCGATCTTCGCCGTCGAGCGCCCTATCAACGACCGACAGCTGCTGACGGTGCTGTCACTGCTCGTCGTCGCGCTCGTGGGCGTGGGCATCGTGTGGTGGTACTTCCGGAAGCGCGCGAACGCGATCTTCTACATCATCGCCGCCGGCGTGCTCTACGGCTTCGTGGTCACGCTGTCGAAGGTCGTCATCAACCGCATCATCTCGAGCCAGTTCGACTGGCTGACGATCGTCTGCGCGGTGGCGCTGCTCGTCGCGCTGCTCGTGGGCAGCTATGCCGTGCAGCTCGCGCACGCCTCGGGCCCGCCCGACCTCGTCATCGCCGGGCTCACCGTCGTCGACCCGCTGATCGCGGTGCTCATCGGCGTCACGGTGCTCGGCGAGGCCTCGGCCACGCCGCCGTGGGCCATCATCGTCTTCGCCGGAGCGGGAGCGCTCGCCGTCGCGGGCGTCTTCTCGCTCGCCCGGCACCATCCCCAGATCCGGACGCCCGACATCGCGCCCGAGGAGAACCCATGA
- the def gene encoding peptide deformylase — protein MTVLPICITGEPVLHRVAEPVATFDAELTTLVSDMFATMEAAPGVGLAAPQVGLAKRLFVYDWTDEEGVRTRGVAVNPELWVSPLPLGLPDDDEEEGCLSIPGERFGLKRAERAILKAQDEHGEHYELEASGWLARILQHEFDHLNGVLYADRLDAFGTKGVQKAIKRNKWGTAGLSWMPGEDHLDD, from the coding sequence ATGACTGTTCTGCCCATCTGCATCACCGGTGAGCCGGTGCTGCACCGCGTCGCGGAGCCCGTCGCGACCTTCGACGCTGAGCTCACCACCCTCGTCTCCGACATGTTCGCCACCATGGAGGCCGCCCCCGGCGTCGGCCTCGCCGCGCCCCAGGTGGGGCTCGCGAAGCGGCTGTTCGTCTACGACTGGACCGACGAGGAGGGCGTGCGCACGCGCGGCGTCGCAGTCAACCCCGAGCTGTGGGTCTCGCCGCTGCCCCTCGGCCTGCCCGACGACGACGAGGAGGAGGGCTGCCTCTCGATCCCGGGCGAGCGCTTCGGCCTCAAGCGCGCCGAGCGGGCGATACTCAAGGCGCAGGACGAGCACGGCGAGCACTACGAGCTCGAGGCCTCCGGCTGGCTCGCGCGCATCCTGCAGCACGAGTTCGACCACCTGAACGGCGTGCTCTACGCAGACCGGTTGGATGCGTTCGGCACGAAGGGCGTGCAGAAGGCGATCAAGCGCAACAAGTGGGGCACTGCGGGCCTGAGCTGGATGCCCGGCGAGGACCACCTCGACGACTGA
- the dnaG gene encoding DNA primase, translated as MAGRIRRSDIDELRSRISIVDVVGDHVTLKSAGVGSMKGLCPFHDERSPSFHVRPAVGRYHCFGCGEDGDAFQFVMAMDHTSFQETVERFASQLGYTLHYEDGKPQEETSGRLRLLEASRAAETYFQEQLTTPAAALGQRFLGERGFDLAAAERFGVGFAPQSFEALKQHLRGRGFTEAELLGAGLLSEGQRGSYDRFRGRLMWPIRDVAGATVGFGARRLSDDDKGPKYLNSPETPIFRKSQVLYGLDLAKRDIARGHEAVVVEGYTDVMACHLAGVTTAVATCGTAFGIDHIKVLRRVLGDVSTTDTRSLGRVIFTFDPDEAGQQAAVRTFAEEQRFAAQTFVAVPPEGLDPCDLRLERGDDAVRRLIQQRRPLFEFMLRRIVAEHDLETVEGRVAAMRRAAPVLQSIRDRALADGYVRTVAGWLGVSPDDVRQAVRQAGPLPRPESQGGAGATRQGQPGAQPPVPTHPPADVALRQLERDPASRLERDAMAALLQQPAVIGRDLAVRGATAYVANPSLAVVRDGILTSLDAIEASDFSERVAAAVPTELVPLVRTLAMSPIPAKDVTRYVRGVVGGLIDRDILRQKADLMSRLQRMIGADPEATKRLREQLVELDRERNALRAE; from the coding sequence GTGGCGGGGCGGATCCGGCGCAGCGACATCGACGAGCTGCGATCGCGCATCTCGATCGTCGACGTCGTCGGCGATCACGTCACGCTGAAGAGCGCCGGCGTCGGCAGCATGAAGGGGCTCTGCCCGTTCCACGACGAGCGCTCGCCCTCGTTCCATGTGCGGCCGGCCGTCGGCCGCTACCACTGCTTCGGCTGCGGCGAGGATGGCGACGCCTTCCAGTTCGTCATGGCGATGGACCACACGTCGTTCCAGGAGACCGTCGAGCGCTTCGCCTCGCAGCTCGGCTACACGCTGCACTACGAGGACGGCAAGCCGCAGGAGGAGACCAGCGGCCGACTGCGGCTGCTCGAGGCGAGCCGGGCCGCGGAGACGTACTTCCAGGAGCAGCTGACGACGCCCGCCGCGGCGCTCGGCCAGCGCTTCCTGGGCGAGCGCGGCTTCGACCTGGCCGCGGCCGAGCGCTTCGGCGTCGGCTTCGCGCCGCAGTCGTTCGAGGCCCTCAAGCAGCACCTGCGCGGTCGCGGCTTCACCGAGGCCGAGCTGCTGGGCGCAGGACTCCTCAGCGAGGGGCAGCGCGGCAGCTACGACCGGTTCCGCGGGCGGCTGATGTGGCCGATCCGCGACGTCGCAGGCGCCACCGTCGGCTTCGGCGCGCGGCGGCTCTCCGACGACGACAAGGGCCCGAAGTACCTCAACTCGCCCGAGACGCCGATCTTCCGCAAGAGCCAGGTGCTCTACGGGCTCGACCTCGCCAAGCGCGACATCGCGCGAGGCCACGAGGCCGTCGTGGTCGAGGGGTACACGGATGTGATGGCCTGCCACCTCGCGGGGGTCACGACCGCGGTCGCCACCTGCGGCACCGCGTTCGGCATCGACCACATCAAGGTGCTGCGCCGCGTGCTCGGCGATGTGTCGACCACCGACACGCGCTCGCTCGGCCGCGTGATCTTCACCTTCGACCCCGACGAGGCCGGCCAGCAGGCGGCCGTGCGCACGTTCGCCGAGGAGCAGCGCTTCGCGGCCCAGACGTTCGTCGCGGTGCCGCCCGAGGGGCTCGACCCGTGCGACCTGCGGCTCGAGCGCGGCGACGACGCCGTGCGGCGGCTGATCCAGCAGCGGCGGCCGCTGTTCGAGTTCATGCTGCGGCGCATCGTCGCCGAGCACGACCTCGAGACCGTCGAGGGCCGCGTGGCCGCCATGCGGCGGGCCGCGCCGGTGCTGCAGTCGATCCGCGACCGGGCGCTCGCCGACGGCTACGTGCGCACGGTCGCCGGCTGGCTCGGCGTCAGCCCCGACGACGTGCGCCAGGCGGTGCGGCAGGCCGGGCCGCTGCCCAGGCCCGAGTCGCAGGGCGGTGCGGGCGCGACCAGGCAGGGACAGCCGGGTGCGCAGCCGCCCGTGCCGACGCATCCGCCCGCGGATGTCGCGCTGCGGCAGCTCGAGCGCGACCCGGCGTCGCGGCTCGAGCGCGACGCGATGGCGGCGCTGCTGCAGCAGCCCGCGGTGATCGGGCGCGACCTCGCGGTGCGCGGCGCGACCGCCTACGTCGCGAACCCGTCGCTGGCGGTCGTGCGCGACGGGATCCTGACCTCGCTCGACGCGATCGAGGCGAGCGACTTCTCGGAGCGCGTCGCCGCAGCGGTGCCGACCGAGCTGGTGCCGCTGGTGCGCACGCTCGCGATGTCGCCGATCCCCGCGAAGGACGTCACGCGCTACGTGCGCGGGGTCGTCGGCGGGCTCATCGACCGCGACATCCTGCGGCAGAAGGCCGACCTGATGAGCCGGCTGCAGCGCATGATCGGCGCCGACCCCGAGGCGACGAAGCGGTTGCGCGAGCAGCTCGTCGAGCTCGACCGCGAGCGGAACGCGCTGCGGGCGGAGTAG
- a CDS encoding deoxyguanosinetriphosphate triphosphohydrolase has translation MAAEASGYGEHDVERRLPEHHTSSRTDFARDRARLLHSSAFRRLGQKTQVLSPTMGFDDSRTRLTHSLEVAQIGREIAAELGLDHDVVDTACLAHDIGHPPFGHNGEKGLNEWAQGIGGFEGNAQTLRVITRLEPKVIRDQPYGLNLTRASVDAACKYPWPQSSDVHDASGRVKFGFYADDRAAFEWVREGAPEGRPSIEAQVMDLADDIAYSVHDFEDAVVGGYVDAAKLASRVGHDELVSTMLTWVGPEFTRDELLEAFDRLDDLETWLRSFDASRADHAKLKNLTSKLIGRFANAATRRTREGHEGPLARFGGTVEVPREVRAEIAVLKGTAASFILAERRQPIYASQRRILQELCDALLRVGPSALDPAYAEDWAAARDDAGRARVVVDQVASLTDRGALAWHERNVGD, from the coding sequence GTGGCGGCTGAGGCGAGCGGCTACGGCGAGCACGACGTCGAGCGCCGCCTGCCCGAGCACCACACGTCGTCGCGCACCGACTTCGCGCGCGACCGCGCGCGGCTGCTGCACTCGAGCGCCTTCCGCCGGCTCGGCCAGAAGACGCAGGTGCTCTCGCCCACCATGGGCTTCGACGACTCCCGCACCCGGCTCACGCACTCGCTCGAGGTGGCGCAGATCGGCCGCGAGATCGCCGCAGAGCTGGGCCTCGACCACGACGTGGTCGACACCGCCTGCCTCGCTCACGACATCGGGCACCCGCCCTTCGGCCACAACGGCGAGAAGGGCCTCAACGAGTGGGCCCAGGGCATCGGCGGCTTCGAGGGCAACGCGCAGACCCTGCGCGTGATCACGCGCCTCGAGCCGAAGGTGATCCGCGACCAGCCGTACGGCCTCAACCTGACCCGCGCATCCGTCGACGCCGCCTGCAAGTACCCGTGGCCGCAGAGCTCCGACGTCCACGACGCATCCGGTCGTGTGAAGTTCGGCTTCTACGCCGACGACCGGGCGGCGTTCGAGTGGGTGCGCGAGGGCGCGCCCGAGGGGCGGCCGTCGATCGAGGCGCAGGTGATGGACCTCGCCGACGACATCGCCTACTCGGTGCACGACTTCGAGGACGCGGTGGTCGGCGGCTACGTCGACGCCGCGAAGCTCGCCAGCCGCGTCGGCCACGACGAGCTCGTCTCGACCATGCTCACCTGGGTGGGGCCGGAGTTCACCCGCGACGAGCTGCTCGAGGCCTTCGACCGGCTCGACGACCTCGAGACCTGGCTGCGCTCGTTCGACGCGTCGCGGGCCGACCACGCGAAGCTCAAGAACCTCACGTCGAAGCTGATCGGGCGGTTCGCGAACGCCGCCACCCGGCGCACGCGCGAGGGGCACGAGGGGCCGCTCGCGCGCTTCGGCGGCACCGTCGAGGTGCCGCGCGAGGTGCGCGCCGAGATCGCGGTGCTGAAGGGCACGGCGGCGAGCTTCATCCTGGCCGAGCGGCGGCAGCCGATCTACGCCAGCCAGCGGCGGATCCTGCAGGAGCTGTGCGACGCGCTGCTGCGCGTCGGCCCCTCGGCGCTCGACCCTGCCTACGCCGAGGACTGGGCGGCCGCGCGCGACGACGCAGGCCGCGCCCGCGTGGTCGTCGACCAGGTGGCGAGCCTCACCGACCGCGGCGCTCTCGCCTGGCACGAGCGCAACGTGGGGGACTGA
- the dusB gene encoding tRNA dihydrouridine synthase DusB, with amino-acid sequence MSTTPALSIGPIALDAPVVLAPMAGITNTAYRRLCREYGAGLYVSEMITSRALVERTPETMRLISHHPSEERRSVQLYGVDPKTVEAAVGILVDEDHADHIDLNFGCPVPKVTRRGGGSALPWKRELFESIVRRAVERAGDIPVTVKMRIGIDDEHLTYLDAGRTAEDAGVAAVALHGRTAAQHYSGKADWSAIARLKEAVTSIPVLGNGDIWQAEDALRMVAETGVDGVVVGRGCLGRPWLFGDLAAAFSGSDERHRPGLGEVADAFRRHAELLVEFFGEEDRACRDIRKHVAWYFKGYPVGGDARRALAAVESLAHLDDLLGQLDRSVPYIAEGIEGQRGRSGRPRRPALPDGWLDSPELTPAQREALIEDESDTRGG; translated from the coding sequence ATGAGCACCACGCCGGCGCTGTCGATCGGGCCCATCGCCCTCGACGCGCCGGTCGTGCTCGCGCCCATGGCGGGCATCACGAACACCGCCTACCGCCGGCTCTGCCGCGAGTACGGCGCGGGCCTGTACGTCAGCGAGATGATCACGTCGCGCGCGCTCGTCGAGCGCACCCCCGAGACGATGCGGCTCATCAGCCACCACCCGTCGGAGGAGCGGCGCTCGGTGCAGCTCTACGGCGTCGACCCGAAGACGGTCGAGGCGGCCGTCGGCATCCTCGTCGACGAGGACCACGCCGACCACATCGACCTCAACTTCGGCTGCCCGGTGCCGAAGGTCACCCGGCGCGGCGGCGGCAGCGCACTGCCCTGGAAGCGCGAGCTGTTCGAGAGCATCGTGCGCCGTGCGGTCGAGCGTGCCGGCGACATCCCCGTCACCGTGAAGATGCGCATCGGCATCGACGACGAGCACCTCACCTACCTCGACGCGGGTCGCACTGCTGAGGACGCCGGCGTCGCCGCCGTGGCGCTGCACGGCCGCACGGCGGCGCAGCACTACTCGGGCAAGGCCGACTGGTCGGCGATCGCCAGGCTGAAGGAGGCCGTCACCTCGATCCCCGTGCTCGGCAACGGCGACATCTGGCAGGCGGAGGACGCCCTGCGCATGGTCGCCGAGACCGGCGTCGACGGCGTGGTCGTGGGCCGCGGCTGCCTCGGCCGGCCCTGGCTCTTCGGCGACCTCGCGGCCGCGTTCTCGGGCAGCGACGAGCGGCACCGGCCCGGGCTCGGCGAGGTGGCGGATGCGTTCCGTCGCCACGCAGAGCTGCTGGTCGAGTTCTTCGGCGAGGAGGATCGCGCCTGCCGCGACATCCGCAAGCACGTCGCCTGGTACTTCAAGGGCTACCCGGTCGGCGGGGACGCCCGGCGCGCGCTCGCCGCGGTCGAGTCGCTCGCGCACCTCGACGACCTGCTCGGCCAGCTCGACCGCTCGGTGCCGTACATCGCCGAGGGCATCGAGGGCCAGCGCGGCCGCTCGGGCCGCCCCCGCAGGCCCGCGCTGCCCGACGGCTGGCTCGACAGCCCCGAGCTGACGCCCGCGCAGCGCGAGGCGCTCATCGAGGACGAGAGCGACACCCGTGGCGGCTGA